Proteins co-encoded in one Arthrobacter sp. ERGS1:01 genomic window:
- a CDS encoding redox-sensing transcriptional repressor Rex has protein sequence MTPAQTPEEPAAEAARQLPPATVSRLTLYLRTLNALLAEGIERVSSESLAESAGVGSANVRKDLSYLGSYGTRGVGYEVAHLSRKIAQALGLTHEWRVAIVGAGNLGRALARYAGFESRGFDVVALFDADQMVVGSEIGWLRVSDVTELETVLEKTRANMVVLALPAGVAQAVCDRVVDAGVHSILSFAPVALSVPEHVNLRKVDMATELQILAYHAQRLQTPGLAEDRPSA, from the coding sequence TTGACCCCAGCGCAGACGCCGGAAGAACCGGCCGCCGAGGCGGCCCGGCAATTGCCCCCTGCCACGGTGTCGCGTCTGACTCTCTACCTGCGCACGCTCAACGCCCTGCTGGCCGAGGGAATCGAACGGGTCTCCTCCGAATCCCTGGCCGAATCGGCCGGTGTGGGTTCGGCGAACGTCCGCAAGGACCTGTCCTACCTGGGGTCCTACGGCACCCGGGGAGTGGGCTACGAGGTGGCCCACCTGAGCCGGAAGATCGCCCAGGCGCTGGGCCTGACACACGAATGGCGCGTGGCCATCGTGGGTGCCGGTAACCTGGGCCGGGCCCTGGCCCGGTATGCGGGCTTCGAATCACGCGGCTTTGACGTGGTGGCGTTGTTTGACGCCGACCAGATGGTGGTGGGATCCGAGATCGGCTGGCTGCGCGTCAGCGACGTGACGGAGCTGGAAACGGTGCTGGAAAAGACCCGGGCCAACATGGTGGTCCTGGCCCTGCCGGCCGGCGTGGCGCAGGCCGTGTGCGACCGCGTGGTCGACGCCGGCGTGCACAGCATCCTCAGCTTCGCCCCCGTGGCCCTGTCGGTGCCCGAGCATGTAAACCTGCGCAAGGTGGACATGGCCACCGAACTGCAGATCCTGGCCTACCACGCCCAACGCCTGCAGACGCCGGGCCTGGCCGAGGACCGGCCCAGCGCCTGA
- a CDS encoding glutaredoxin family protein, producing the protein MDSTPSGTRRPLLELITRSGCHLCADARTVVSEAAVELGLEWTEISLDGDAALTARYGEEIPVVLVDGVQRDFWHIDPVRLRTVLARAMAAPQP; encoded by the coding sequence ATGGATTCCACACCTTCGGGCACCCGCCGCCCCCTGCTTGAATTGATCACGAGGTCCGGCTGCCACCTGTGCGCCGACGCACGGACGGTGGTCTCCGAGGCGGCCGTGGAACTGGGTTTGGAATGGACCGAAATCAGCCTTGACGGCGACGCCGCACTGACGGCCAGGTACGGCGAGGAGATCCCCGTGGTGCTGGTGGACGGGGTCCAGCGCGACTTCTGGCACATTGATCCCGTCCGGCTGCGCACGGTCCTGGCCCGTGCCATGGCCGCACCCCAGCCCTAA
- a CDS encoding HAD family hydrolase, with the protein MPDVTTNSAEAASTTVQHQGEAAFFDVDNTLMKGASLFHVARKMYQKKAFTLRDVAGFAWKQAKFILRGENMNDVHSVQDSAQKLAAGISADFIRQLGEEVYDEMIVSKIWPGTRALTQEHLKSGRQVWLVTATPVEVAGVIATRLHLTGALGTVAEIEDGVYTGRLEGEILHGPAKGRAVRELAEEQGLDLTRCWAYSDSYNDIPLLTAVGNPVAINPDSKLRRHAREHNWPIYDYRAGRRAATLGLQAATGVGIVYGLWKGIASMRRK; encoded by the coding sequence ATGCCCGACGTGACTACCAACAGTGCCGAGGCCGCCTCGACTACTGTGCAACACCAGGGCGAGGCCGCTTTCTTTGACGTGGACAACACGCTCATGAAGGGCGCCAGCTTGTTCCATGTGGCCCGGAAGATGTACCAGAAAAAGGCCTTCACGCTCCGTGACGTCGCCGGATTCGCCTGGAAGCAGGCCAAGTTCATCCTGCGCGGGGAAAACATGAACGACGTCCATTCCGTCCAGGACTCGGCGCAAAAACTTGCCGCCGGCATCAGCGCGGACTTCATCCGCCAGCTGGGCGAGGAAGTCTATGACGAGATGATCGTCTCCAAGATTTGGCCCGGCACCCGCGCCCTGACCCAGGAGCACCTCAAGTCCGGGCGCCAGGTGTGGCTCGTGACGGCCACGCCCGTGGAAGTGGCCGGCGTGATCGCCACCCGCCTCCACCTCACGGGGGCCCTGGGCACCGTGGCGGAGATTGAGGATGGCGTCTATACGGGTCGGCTGGAGGGCGAGATCCTGCACGGACCCGCCAAGGGCCGCGCGGTGCGTGAGCTTGCCGAGGAGCAGGGCCTGGACCTGACCCGCTGCTGGGCGTACAGCGACTCCTACAACGACATCCCGCTGCTGACCGCAGTGGGCAATCCCGTGGCCATCAACCCGGACAGCAAGCTGCGCCGGCACGCACGCGAACACAACTGGCCCATCTACGACTACCGGGCCGGGCGCCGCGCGGCAACCCTGGGCCTGCAGGCCGCCACGGGCGTGGGCATCGTGTACGGGTTGTGGAAGGGCATCGCGTCCATGCGGCGCAAGTAA
- a CDS encoding 30S ribosomal protein bS22, which yields MGSVIKKRRKRMAKKKHRKLLRKTRHQRRNKK from the coding sequence ATGGGTTCAGTTATTAAGAAGCGCCGCAAGCGGATGGCAAAGAAGAAGCACCGTAAGCTTCTTCGCAAGACTCGCCACCAGCGTCGCAACAAGAAGTAA
- a CDS encoding helix-turn-helix domain-containing protein: protein MAQEQNFSNVNFLTVQEVAELMRVSKMTVYRMVHAGELPAVRFGRSYRVPQNAVEAILKTAVVDGQAGNGASGSAHTG from the coding sequence ATGGCGCAGGAGCAGAATTTCTCCAATGTGAACTTCCTGACCGTCCAGGAAGTGGCCGAACTCATGCGCGTGTCCAAGATGACCGTTTACCGCATGGTGCACGCCGGGGAACTGCCCGCGGTCCGCTTTGGCAGGTCCTACCGGGTGCCGCAGAACGCCGTTGAGGCAATTCTGAAGACGGCCGTGGTTGACGGCCAGGCCGGCAATGGAGCCTCCGGTTCGGCGCATACCGGCTAA